The following are from one region of the Streptococcus sp. 1643 genome:
- the trpX gene encoding tryptophan ABC transporter substrate-binding protein — translation MKNKRLIGIVAGLAVLVVASLIYSSMNKPAAKEEQKVAKVGVLQFVSHPSLDLIYQGIQDGLAEEGYKDDQVKIDFMNSEGDQSKVATMSKQLVANGNDVVVGIATPAAQGLASATKDLPVIMAAITDPIGANLVKDLKKPGGNITGVSDHNPAEQQVELIKTLTPNVKTIGALYSSSEDNSKTQVEEFKAYAEKAGLTVETFAVPSTNEIASTVNVMTSKVDAIWVPIDNTIASAFSTVVSSNQTAKKPIYPSATAMVEAGGLASVVVDQHDLGVATGKMIAKVLKGEKPADTPVNVFSTGKSVINKKLAQELGITIPESVLKEAGQVIE, via the coding sequence ATGAAAAATAAACGTTTGATTGGAATTGTCGCTGGATTAGCAGTATTGGTGGTGGCTAGCTTGATTTATTCATCAATGAACAAGCCAGCAGCTAAAGAAGAGCAAAAGGTCGCTAAGGTTGGTGTCCTTCAATTTGTTAGTCACCCATCCTTGGACTTGATTTACCAAGGAATTCAAGATGGACTAGCTGAAGAAGGCTATAAGGACGACCAAGTAAAAATCGACTTTATGAACTCTGAAGGCGATCAGAGCAAGGTTGCAACCATGAGTAAACAATTGGTAGCAAATGGAAACGATGTAGTTGTTGGGATTGCAACACCAGCAGCTCAAGGACTTGCAAGTGCTACTAAAGATCTACCAGTTATCATGGCTGCTATTACAGACCCAATCGGTGCTAACTTGGTCAAAGATTTGAAAAAACCAGGTGGCAACATTACAGGGGTGTCAGACCACAACCCAGCTGAACAGCAAGTGGAATTGATTAAAACTTTGACACCAAATGTCAAAACAATCGGTGCTCTTTACTCAAGTAGCGAAGATAACTCAAAAACACAGGTAGAAGAATTCAAGGCTTATGCTGAAAAAGCAGGTTTGACAGTCGAAACATTTGCCGTTCCATCAACCAATGAAATTGCTTCAACAGTTAATGTCATGACAAGTAAGGTTGATGCGATTTGGGTTCCAATTGACAACACCATCGCATCAGCATTCTCAACAGTTGTTTCAAGCAACCAAACAGCTAAAAAGCCAATCTACCCAAGTGCTACTGCCATGGTAGAAGCAGGTGGATTAGCATCTGTAGTAGTTGACCAACACGATCTTGGAGTGGCTACTGGTAAGATGATTGCCAAAGTTTTGAAAGGTGAAAAACCAGCTGATACGCCAGTTAATGTATTTTCAACTGGTAAGTCAGTGATTAACAAAAAACTAGCGCAGGAACTTGGTATCACCATTCCTGAGTCCGTTCTAAAAGAAGCAGGACAAGTGATTGAATAA
- a CDS encoding ABC transporter permease has product MIVSIISQGMVWAILGLGIFMTFRILNFPDMTTEGSFPLGGAVAVTLITQGVNPFLATLAAVGAGCLAGMATGLLYTKGKIPTLLSGILVMTSCHSIMLMIMGRANLGLLGTKQIQDVLPFDSDLNQLLTGLIFVALVIGLMLFFLDTKLGQAYIATGDNPDMARSFGINTGRMELMGLVLSNGIIALAGALIAQQEGYADVSRGIGVIVVGLASLIIGEVLFKSLTLAERLMTIVVGSIAYQFLVWGVIALGFNTSYLRLYSALILAVCLMIPTFKSKYLKGVKFSK; this is encoded by the coding sequence ATGATAGTATCCATTATTTCTCAGGGGATGGTCTGGGCGATTTTAGGTTTGGGAATCTTTATGACTTTTCGAATTTTGAATTTCCCTGATATGACTACTGAAGGTTCTTTTCCTCTTGGGGGAGCAGTAGCTGTAACCTTGATAACACAGGGAGTCAACCCATTTTTAGCAACCCTAGCTGCAGTAGGAGCGGGTTGTCTAGCTGGAATGGCGACCGGTCTCTTATATACCAAAGGAAAAATCCCAACCCTCTTATCAGGGATTCTGGTCATGACTTCTTGCCATTCCATCATGCTCATGATTATGGGACGTGCCAATCTGGGGCTTCTTGGAACCAAGCAAATTCAGGATGTCTTGCCTTTCGATTCAGACCTTAACCAACTCCTGACTGGATTAATCTTTGTAGCTCTTGTTATTGGTCTCATGCTCTTTTTCCTTGATACCAAACTAGGTCAGGCCTACATCGCTACAGGTGACAATCCTGATATGGCTCGTAGCTTTGGTATCAATACGGGACGTATGGAACTCATGGGCTTGGTTCTCTCAAATGGGATTATCGCGCTTGCAGGGGCTTTAATTGCTCAACAAGAAGGATATGCAGATGTTTCTCGAGGAATTGGCGTGATTGTCGTAGGGCTTGCTAGCTTGATTATTGGTGAGGTTTTGTTCAAGAGTTTGACCCTGGCAGAGCGACTCATGACCATCGTCGTTGGCTCTATCGCTTATCAGTTCCTCGTTTGGGGAGTGATTGCTCTTGGGTTTAATACAAGTTATCTTCGTTTGTACAGCGCCTTGATTTTGGCAGTTTGCCTTATGATTCCAACCTTCAAAAGCAAATACCTGAAAGGAGTCAAGTTTAGCAAATGA
- a CDS encoding ABC transporter ATP-binding protein has translation MTAIVELKNATKVITNGFDEEKIILNDVSLEIFEHDFITILGGNGAGKSTLFNTIAGTLPLTSGSIRIMGEDVTHFSPEKRAKYLSRVFQDPKMGTAPRMTVAENLLIAKFRGEKRGLLPRRLSSHREEFQTTIEKVGNGLEKHLDTPIEFLSGGQRQALSLLMATLKRPELLLLDEHTAALDPKTSVALMELTDDFVSKDHLTALMITHHMEDALKYGNRLIVMKEGRIIQDLNKEEKAKMKISDYYQLFE, from the coding sequence ATGACAGCAATTGTAGAATTAAAAAATGCTACCAAAGTCATCACGAATGGCTTTGATGAGGAAAAAATCATTCTGAATGATGTTTCTCTTGAAATTTTCGAACATGATTTCATTACCATCCTAGGGGGAAATGGAGCAGGGAAGTCAACGCTTTTTAACACGATTGCAGGTACCTTACCTTTAACAAGTGGAAGTATCCGTATCATGGGCGAGGATGTGACGCATTTTTCACCTGAAAAGCGGGCTAAGTACTTGTCTCGTGTCTTTCAAGATCCTAAGATGGGGACGGCTCCCCGTATGACGGTGGCGGAAAATCTCTTAATTGCCAAGTTTCGTGGTGAGAAGAGAGGACTCCTTCCTAGGAGACTTTCAAGCCATAGAGAAGAGTTCCAGACTACCATTGAAAAGGTTGGAAATGGTCTTGAAAAACATCTGGACACTCCTATTGAATTTCTATCAGGTGGTCAACGTCAGGCCTTGAGTCTCTTGATGGCAACCTTGAAGCGACCAGAGTTGCTCTTGTTGGATGAACACACAGCAGCTCTCGACCCAAAGACCAGTGTTGCTTTGATGGAGTTAACAGATGACTTTGTCAGTAAGGATCATCTGACAGCCTTGATGATTACCCACCATATGGAAGATGCACTGAAGTATGGCAATCGTCTGATTGTCATGAAGGAAGGTCGTATTATCCAAGACCTCAATAAAGAAGAAAAAGCTAAGATGAAAATTTCAGACTACTATCAATTATTTGAATAG
- the dnaG gene encoding DNA primase — protein MVDKQVIEEIKNNANIVEVIGDVISLQKAGRNYLGLCPFHGEKTPSFNVVEDKQFYHCFGCGRSGDVFKFIEEYQGVSFMEAVQLLGERVGIQLAMPVQSRPQQASPHQALYDMHEEAARFYHAILMTTKMGEEARAYLYKRGLTDDVLKHFQIGLAPAERTYLYQRLADKFEEKDLLDSGLFYLSDGNQFYDTFFGRIIFPLTNDKGQVIAFSGRIWQETDSQTAKYKNSRSTAIFNKSYELYHLDKAKKGTGKITELYLMEGFMDVIAAYRAGIENSVASMGTALSKEHVDHLKRFTKKIVLSYDGDKAGQAATAKALEELKDFSVEVVRVPDAMDPDEYLQKNSAEDLAYLLTKTRISPIEFYIHQLKPDNSDNLQAQIEFIEKIAPLIAKEKSITAQNSYIHILADNLPSFDYQQVEQIVNESRIVQRQERVKEEQPPAAISIPVTRQLTAVMRAEAHLLYRMAENPVVLNDYRLREDFFFDTPEFQILYELLSEQGEIGSEELSHQTPEVENAWYHVLSLDLPAEMSPQELMEVEATRNRALLSKDNLRIKKKVQEASHVGDTDTALEELQRLISQKRRME, from the coding sequence ATGGTTGACAAGCAAGTCATTGAAGAAATCAAAAACAATGCCAACATTGTGGAAGTCATAGGTGATGTGATTTCTTTACAGAAGGCTGGACGGAACTATTTAGGGCTCTGTCCTTTTCATGGTGAAAAGACCCCCTCTTTCAACGTAGTTGAGGACAAGCAGTTTTATCACTGTTTTGGCTGTGGTCGTTCAGGAGATGTCTTTAAGTTTATCGAAGAATACCAAGGCGTGTCCTTTATGGAAGCCGTTCAACTCTTAGGAGAGCGCGTCGGTATTCAACTAGCTATGCCTGTTCAGTCTCGTCCCCAACAAGCTTCCCCTCATCAAGCTCTATATGATATGCATGAAGAAGCTGCCCGTTTTTACCATGCCATCCTCATGACGACAAAGATGGGAGAAGAAGCAAGGGCTTATCTCTACAAACGCGGATTGACAGACGATGTTCTGAAGCACTTCCAGATTGGACTAGCTCCAGCAGAGAGAACTTATCTCTATCAACGTTTGGCTGACAAGTTTGAGGAAAAGGATTTATTGGATTCGGGCTTGTTTTATCTGTCAGATGGTAATCAATTTTATGATACTTTTTTTGGACGGATCATCTTTCCTTTGACCAATGACAAGGGACAGGTCATTGCATTTTCAGGTCGTATCTGGCAAGAAACTGACAGTCAGACTGCCAAATATAAAAATAGTCGCTCGACTGCAATTTTTAACAAGAGTTACGAATTGTATCATTTGGACAAGGCAAAAAAGGGAACAGGTAAGATTACAGAGCTCTATCTGATGGAAGGCTTCATGGATGTGATCGCAGCCTACCGTGCTGGTATAGAAAATTCTGTGGCTTCCATGGGAACAGCCTTAAGCAAGGAGCATGTTGACCACCTCAAACGCTTTACCAAAAAAATTGTTCTCAGCTATGATGGCGACAAGGCAGGGCAGGCAGCAACAGCCAAGGCTCTAGAGGAGTTAAAAGACTTCTCAGTGGAGGTTGTTCGAGTACCTGATGCCATGGACCCAGATGAGTATTTGCAAAAGAATTCTGCTGAAGACCTGGCTTACCTTTTAACCAAGACTCGTATCAGTCCTATAGAGTTCTATATTCACCAGCTCAAGCCTGATAATAGTGATAACTTGCAGGCGCAAATTGAGTTCATTGAAAAGATTGCGCCCCTAATCGCCAAAGAAAAGTCTATCACTGCCCAGAATTCTTATATCCACATTCTGGCGGATAATCTACCTTCTTTTGATTACCAGCAGGTGGAGCAGATTGTAAATGAAAGTCGCATTGTTCAGAGGCAGGAAAGAGTCAAAGAGGAGCAACCTCCAGCAGCGATTAGTATACCTGTAACGCGGCAACTGACAGCAGTCATGAGAGCAGAGGCTCATCTCCTTTATAGAATGGCTGAGAATCCAGTTGTTCTAAATGACTACCGATTAAGAGAAGATTTTTTCTTTGATACCCCAGAATTTCAGATTCTTTACGAATTATTAAGTGAGCAGGGAGAAATTGGCTCAGAGGAGCTTTCTCATCAGACGCCTGAGGTTGAAAATGCTTGGTACCACGTGCTTAGCTTGGATTTGCCAGCTGAAATGTCGCCTCAAGAGCTAATGGAAGTCGAAGCGACTCGAAACCGTGCTCTCCTCAGCAAGGACAACTTACGAATTAAAAAGAAAGTGCAGGAAGCTAGTCATGTAGGAGATACAGACACAGCCTTGGAAGAATTGCAACGATTGATTTCCCAAAAGAGAAGAATGGAGTAA